The Pantanalinema sp. genome includes a window with the following:
- the metH gene encoding methionine synthase: protein MSRYLEELQRRVLVYDGAMGTSLQNFNLKADDYGGKEGCNEYLVLCKPEVVEAVHDSFMAVGCDVLETDTFGGNRPKLEEYGLGDRTYEQNFAAAQLARRVADRYSTPERPRFVAGSIGPTGMLPSSDDPALGNITYEQLAAIFEEQAQPLVEGGCDVLLIETSQDILEVKAAIAGIQRYFKKSGKRVPLQVQVTLDTSGRMLLGTDIAAAIAILEALPIDVIGLNCSTGPEHMRGPLAIFAERATKPVSVIPNAGLPLNVDGKAVYPLEPAPMAEALATFVAEYGVNVVGGCCGTTPAHLAAIVQAVSGVEPGPKNPDATPHVASAIRATSLHQVPRPLIVGERVNAQGSRKLKQFLLDDDYDGVLAVAREQVETGAHVLDVCVALTERGDEAEQMRRVVKKLAMGIEAPLMIDSTEPSVIVEALRTNPGRAIVNSIHLENGRTRIDSLLPHVLEHGAAVVALTIDEVGMAKTAERKLAVARRIHDIVCGEYGLPSTALIFDDLTFTLATGDAEFRDSAVATIEGIRLIKEAMPGVLTVLGVSNVSFGLAPHARAVLNSVFLHHCVQAGLDLAIVNPAHITPLAEIPAEQRELTEALVFNRDPDALQAFIAYFEANKASTAPGAPTEDPTAGMTCEEKLHYQILHRKKDGIEALLDEAMASRSPVEVLNQVLLPAMKDVGDKFGKGELILPFVLQSAEVMKKAVAHLEQFLEKKEGYTKGKIVLATVYGDVHDIGKNLSNTILTNNGYTVYDLGKQVPINTIIDKAIEVGADAIGLSALLVSTSKQMPLCVNELHKRGLSFPVMVGGAAINRSFGRRIAIADDGAFYAPGTFYANDVFEGLAIVDALTDPDRRDVFVSRIREEALLAASKPKVSASTVVAPVVRSAVSTQVSIPKAPFWGHKVIEGIPLDRVYDCLDLKSLFRLSWGGRATNGEEWVRLLREEFHPRLEALKLQAKKEGFLTPRVVYGYYPCQADGDSLLIYDSPEGGKVRTTFSFPRQPDGEHLCLSDYFAPVGSGRMDVVAFQAVTMGPGSTALNEALQAKGDYSEGYYLHGLSVEAAEALAEVAHRHIRKEWALSEGLGKRYSWGYPAIPDLEDHGKLFDLMPITETIGMTLTESFQLVPEQSTVAVVLHHPEAKYYAVRPQAGERVSPHPRLLKEGV, encoded by the coding sequence ATGAGCCGATATCTCGAAGAGCTGCAGCGCCGCGTCCTCGTCTATGACGGGGCCATGGGGACCTCCCTCCAGAACTTCAACCTGAAGGCGGACGACTACGGCGGCAAGGAAGGTTGCAACGAGTACCTGGTGCTCTGCAAGCCCGAGGTGGTCGAGGCGGTCCACGACAGCTTCATGGCGGTCGGCTGCGACGTGCTCGAGACCGACACCTTCGGCGGCAACCGCCCCAAGCTCGAGGAGTACGGCCTCGGCGATCGCACCTACGAGCAGAACTTTGCGGCCGCTCAGCTGGCGCGCCGGGTGGCCGATCGCTACAGCACCCCCGAGCGGCCCCGCTTCGTCGCGGGCTCCATCGGCCCCACCGGCATGCTGCCCAGCAGCGACGACCCGGCCCTCGGCAACATCACCTACGAGCAGCTCGCCGCCATCTTCGAGGAGCAGGCCCAGCCCCTGGTCGAGGGCGGGTGCGACGTGCTCCTGATCGAGACCTCCCAGGACATCCTGGAGGTGAAGGCTGCGATCGCGGGCATCCAGCGCTACTTCAAGAAGTCCGGCAAGCGCGTCCCTTTGCAGGTCCAGGTCACCCTCGACACCAGCGGCCGGATGCTGCTCGGCACCGACATCGCGGCAGCGATCGCCATCCTCGAGGCCCTGCCCATCGACGTGATCGGCCTCAACTGCTCCACCGGCCCCGAGCACATGCGCGGACCCCTGGCCATCTTCGCGGAGCGCGCCACCAAGCCCGTCTCCGTCATCCCCAACGCGGGCCTGCCCCTCAACGTGGACGGCAAGGCCGTCTACCCCCTGGAGCCCGCGCCCATGGCCGAGGCCCTGGCGACCTTCGTCGCCGAGTACGGCGTCAACGTGGTCGGCGGCTGCTGCGGCACCACCCCCGCGCACCTGGCGGCCATCGTCCAGGCGGTCTCGGGCGTCGAGCCCGGGCCCAAGAACCCGGATGCCACCCCGCACGTGGCGAGCGCCATCCGCGCGACCAGCCTGCACCAGGTCCCCAGGCCCCTGATCGTCGGCGAGCGGGTCAACGCCCAGGGCAGCCGCAAGCTCAAGCAGTTCCTTTTGGACGACGACTACGACGGCGTGCTCGCGGTCGCCCGCGAGCAGGTGGAGACCGGCGCGCACGTCCTCGACGTCTGCGTGGCGCTGACCGAGCGCGGCGACGAGGCCGAGCAGATGCGGCGTGTCGTCAAGAAGCTCGCCATGGGCATCGAGGCCCCCCTGATGATCGACTCGACCGAGCCCTCGGTCATCGTCGAGGCGCTCAGGACCAACCCGGGCCGCGCCATCGTCAACTCGATCCACCTCGAGAACGGCCGGACGCGCATCGATTCGCTCCTGCCCCACGTCCTCGAGCACGGGGCGGCCGTCGTGGCGCTGACCATCGACGAGGTCGGCATGGCCAAGACCGCCGAGCGCAAGCTCGCGGTCGCCAGGCGCATCCACGACATCGTCTGCGGCGAGTACGGCCTGCCGAGCACGGCGCTGATCTTCGACGATTTGACCTTCACGCTCGCCACCGGCGACGCGGAGTTCCGCGACTCGGCCGTGGCGACCATCGAGGGCATCCGCCTCATCAAGGAGGCCATGCCGGGCGTCCTGACCGTGCTCGGGGTCAGCAACGTCAGCTTCGGCCTGGCCCCCCACGCCCGCGCCGTGCTCAACTCGGTCTTCCTGCACCACTGCGTGCAGGCTGGGCTGGACCTGGCCATCGTGAACCCCGCCCACATCACGCCCCTGGCCGAGATCCCCGCCGAGCAGCGCGAGCTGACCGAGGCCCTGGTCTTCAACCGCGACCCCGACGCCCTGCAGGCGTTCATCGCGTACTTCGAGGCCAACAAGGCGAGTACCGCGCCCGGCGCGCCGACCGAGGACCCCACCGCGGGCATGACCTGCGAGGAGAAGCTCCACTACCAGATCCTGCACCGCAAGAAGGACGGCATCGAGGCCCTCTTGGACGAGGCCATGGCTTCCCGGAGCCCCGTCGAGGTCCTCAACCAGGTGCTCTTGCCCGCCATGAAGGACGTGGGCGACAAGTTCGGCAAGGGGGAGCTGATCCTGCCGTTCGTCCTGCAGTCCGCCGAGGTCATGAAGAAGGCGGTCGCGCACCTCGAGCAGTTCCTGGAGAAGAAGGAAGGCTACACCAAGGGCAAGATCGTGCTCGCCACGGTCTACGGCGACGTCCACGACATCGGCAAGAACCTCTCCAACACCATCCTGACCAACAACGGCTACACGGTCTACGACCTGGGCAAGCAGGTGCCCATCAACACCATCATCGACAAGGCGATCGAGGTGGGGGCGGACGCCATCGGCCTCTCGGCCCTTCTGGTCTCGACCTCCAAGCAGATGCCCCTCTGCGTCAACGAGCTCCACAAGCGGGGCCTCTCCTTCCCCGTGATGGTGGGCGGGGCGGCCATCAACCGCAGCTTCGGCCGTCGGATCGCGATCGCCGACGACGGCGCGTTCTACGCGCCGGGCACCTTCTACGCCAACGACGTCTTCGAGGGGCTCGCCATCGTGGACGCCCTGACCGATCCCGACCGGCGCGACGTCTTCGTTTCCAGGATCCGAGAGGAGGCTCTGCTCGCCGCTTCCAAGCCCAAGGTGTCGGCCTCGACGGTGGTCGCGCCCGTTGTCCGCTCGGCGGTGAGCACGCAGGTCTCGATCCCCAAGGCCCCCTTCTGGGGCCACAAGGTGATCGAGGGCATCCCGCTCGATCGGGTCTACGACTGCCTGGACCTCAAGAGCCTCTTCCGGCTCTCGTGGGGCGGCCGCGCCACCAACGGCGAGGAGTGGGTGCGCCTCTTGCGCGAGGAGTTCCACCCGCGCCTGGAGGCGCTCAAGCTGCAGGCCAAGAAGGAGGGCTTCCTGACGCCCAGGGTGGTCTACGGCTACTACCCGTGCCAGGCGGACGGCGACTCCCTGCTCATCTACGACTCGCCCGAGGGCGGCAAGGTCCGCACGACCTTCTCCTTCCCCCGCCAGCCGGACGGCGAGCACCTCTGCCTTTCCGACTACTTCGCCCCGGTCGGCTCGGGCCGGATGGACGTGGTGGCCTTCCAGGCCGTGACCATGGGGCCGGGCTCGACCGCGCTGAACGAGGCCCTCCAGGCCAAGGGCGACTACTCGGAGGGCTACTACCTGCACGGCCTCTCGGTGGAGGCCGCCGAGGCCCTCGCCGAGGTCGCGCACCGTCACATCCGCAAGGAGTGGGCCCTCTCGGAGGGCCTGGGCAAGCGTTACAGCTGGGGCTATCCGGCCATCCCCGACCTGGAGGACCACGGCAAGCTCTTCGACCTGATGCCCATCACCGAGACCATCGGCATGACCCTGACCGAGTCGTTCCAGCTGGTGCCCGAGCAATCCACCGTCGCGGTGGTCCTGCACCACCCGGAGGCCAAGTACTACGCCGTCCGGCCCCAGGCGGGCGAGCGCGTCAGCCCGCACCCGCGCCTTCTCAAGGAAGGGGTGTAG
- a CDS encoding bifunctional homocysteine S-methyltransferase/methylenetetrahydrofolate reductase, which translates to MRDFRSLLLEDRVVVFDGAMGTMLYSMGVFINRCYDELNLKEPALVREVHEAYLRAGAEVIETNTFGATRPHLEGYGLGDQVRLINRRAAEIAREAAGEDRYVAGAVGPLGIRLEPYGPTSEAEAEAFFVEAVEGLLEGGVDCVVLETFSDLREIQQALKAVRSRTDLPVFAQMTIQDDGKTSYGTDPADAARMLDRWGADVIGLNCSVGPAIILEAIERVAEATDKKLSALPNAGMPREIHGRKMYMSSPDYMARYAKRLIQAGVKFVGGCCGTTPDHIKQIADAARALSPRRQPSAMTVQERGTRPLVEPVPLSERSRFGAKLARGAFVTSVEIVPPKGCDPQLMLEGVRLIRDAGVDAINVPDGPRAQSRMGAMAASLLIEKEGIEAVVHYTCRDRNLLGMQSDLLGAAALGIRNLLLVTGDPPKMGPYPQATAVFDIDSIGLSNMVNRLNHGLDLGGNPIGLPTAFCFGVGVNPAALDLDHEIQRFAWKIEAGAQYAITQPVFDVDQLRRFLERVEGFKVPVVAGIWPLASFRNAEFMSNEVPGVVIPPSVLERMHAAEARGQAAQEGVAIAREMLEEVRGLVQGVQVSAPLGKIPLALAVFAE; encoded by the coding sequence ATGCGGGACTTCCGTTCACTCCTCTTGGAGGACCGGGTCGTCGTCTTCGACGGGGCCATGGGCACGATGCTCTACTCCATGGGCGTCTTCATCAACCGCTGCTACGACGAGCTGAACCTCAAGGAGCCGGCCCTGGTCCGCGAGGTCCACGAGGCCTACCTCCGGGCCGGGGCCGAGGTGATCGAGACCAACACCTTCGGCGCCACCCGCCCGCACCTGGAGGGCTACGGCCTGGGCGACCAGGTACGGCTCATCAACCGGCGCGCGGCCGAGATCGCCCGTGAGGCGGCGGGCGAGGATCGCTACGTGGCCGGCGCAGTCGGGCCGCTGGGGATCCGGCTGGAGCCCTACGGCCCCACCTCCGAGGCCGAGGCCGAGGCCTTCTTCGTCGAGGCCGTCGAGGGCCTCCTCGAGGGCGGGGTGGACTGCGTCGTGCTGGAGACCTTCTCGGACCTGCGCGAGATCCAGCAGGCCCTCAAGGCGGTGCGCAGCCGCACGGACCTGCCCGTCTTCGCCCAGATGACGATCCAGGACGACGGCAAGACCAGCTACGGCACGGACCCGGCGGATGCCGCGCGCATGCTCGATCGCTGGGGCGCGGACGTGATCGGCCTCAACTGCTCGGTCGGCCCCGCCATCATCCTGGAGGCCATCGAGAGGGTGGCCGAGGCGACCGACAAGAAGCTCTCGGCCCTTCCCAACGCCGGCATGCCCCGCGAGATCCACGGCCGCAAGATGTACATGTCGAGCCCCGACTACATGGCCAGGTACGCCAAGCGGCTCATCCAGGCGGGGGTGAAGTTCGTCGGCGGCTGCTGCGGGACGACCCCCGACCACATCAAGCAGATCGCGGACGCCGCCCGCGCCCTGTCGCCCAGGCGCCAGCCTAGCGCCATGACCGTGCAGGAGCGCGGCACCCGGCCCTTGGTCGAGCCGGTTCCTCTTTCCGAGCGATCGCGCTTCGGGGCCAAGCTCGCCCGTGGCGCCTTCGTCACCTCGGTCGAGATCGTCCCGCCCAAGGGCTGCGACCCGCAGCTCATGCTCGAAGGGGTGCGCCTGATCCGGGACGCGGGGGTGGACGCCATCAACGTGCCGGACGGCCCGCGCGCCCAGAGCCGGATGGGGGCCATGGCGGCCTCGCTGCTCATCGAGAAGGAGGGGATCGAGGCGGTGGTCCACTACACCTGCCGCGATCGCAACCTGCTCGGCATGCAGAGCGACCTGCTCGGGGCTGCGGCCCTCGGGATCCGCAACCTGCTCCTGGTCACGGGCGATCCCCCCAAGATGGGCCCCTATCCCCAGGCGACGGCGGTCTTCGACATCGACTCGATCGGCCTCTCGAACATGGTCAACCGCCTCAACCACGGGCTGGACCTGGGCGGCAACCCCATCGGCCTGCCCACGGCCTTCTGCTTCGGCGTGGGGGTCAACCCCGCGGCGCTCGACCTCGATCACGAGATCCAGCGCTTCGCCTGGAAGATCGAGGCCGGCGCCCAGTACGCCATCACCCAGCCGGTCTTCGACGTGGACCAGCTCAGGCGCTTCCTTGAGAGGGTCGAGGGCTTCAAGGTGCCCGTCGTCGCGGGCATCTGGCCGCTGGCGAGCTTCCGCAACGCCGAGTTCATGAGCAACGAGGTGCCGGGGGTGGTGATCCCCCCCTCGGTCCTGGAGCGCATGCACGCGGCCGAGGCGCGGGGGCAGGCGGCCCAGGAGGGGGTGGCGATCGCCCGCGAGATGCTCGAAGAGGTCCGGGGTCTGGTGCAGGGCGTCCAGGTCAGCGCGCCCTTGGGCAAGATCCCGCTGGCGCTGGCGGTCTTCGCGGAATAA
- the truB gene encoding tRNA pseudouridine(55) synthase TruB — translation MNSKPAVKSGLLNVLKPPGMTAHDVVAALRRRLGTKKVGHAGTLDPVATGVLPVAVGTATRLLPYLRSGKEYLAEIQFGVSTSTGDCEGEILAEEDCAFDRAALTAVLPRFRGPIQQRPPMVSAVHYQGRRLYELAREGIVIEDLPLRDVTIEALELVEFTPGARPKALLRVACSAGTYIRSLAIDLGAALSCPASLAFLLRTRAGDFDLDGAFALDEDIRYAAEDDYLAHLTRRDASSEDAQAIGYGRTLPVQGEPEGALVRVHAPDRLLAVYERRGELLHPRTVFPAT, via the coding sequence TTGAACTCAAAGCCCGCCGTTAAGTCCGGCCTCCTCAACGTCCTCAAGCCCCCGGGCATGACCGCGCACGACGTGGTCGCGGCCCTCAGGCGCCGCCTGGGCACCAAGAAGGTCGGCCACGCCGGCACCCTGGATCCCGTCGCGACCGGCGTGCTGCCCGTGGCGGTGGGCACGGCCACCCGTCTCTTGCCCTACCTGCGCTCCGGCAAGGAGTACCTGGCCGAGATCCAGTTCGGGGTCTCGACCTCCACGGGGGACTGCGAGGGGGAGATCCTGGCCGAGGAGGACTGCGCCTTCGATCGCGCGGCCCTTACGGCGGTCCTGCCGCGCTTCAGGGGTCCCATCCAGCAGCGCCCCCCTATGGTCTCGGCCGTTCACTACCAGGGAAGGCGCCTGTACGAGCTCGCCCGCGAGGGAATCGTCATCGAGGACCTGCCCCTGCGCGACGTGACGATCGAGGCGCTGGAGCTGGTGGAGTTCACCCCCGGCGCGCGCCCGAAGGCGCTCTTGCGGGTCGCGTGCTCGGCGGGCACCTACATCCGCTCGCTGGCCATCGACCTGGGCGCGGCGCTCAGCTGTCCGGCCTCCTTGGCCTTCCTGCTGAGGACCCGGGCGGGCGACTTCGACCTCGACGGCGCCTTCGCCCTGGACGAGGACATCCGCTACGCCGCCGAGGACGACTACCTCGCGCACCTGACTCGTCGGGACGCCTCGAGCGAGGACGCGCAGGCCATCGGCTACGGCCGGACCCTGCCGGTGCAGGGCGAGCCCGAGGGCGCCCTGGTGCGGGTGCACGCCCCCGATCGGTTGCTTGCCGTCTACGAGCGCCGGGGCGAGCTGCTGCACCCCCGCACGGTCTTCCCGGCCACTTAA
- a CDS encoding bifunctional oligoribonuclease/PAP phosphatase NrnA, which translates to MASSLPSEIAVLREGGPTAWVVASHMNPDCDTLGSAIAMKRLLRAFGHRVIHVCPDPVPDAYRFLPGTDEVVTELPADLPSDAGLVTLDAADMGRFGSLRARLEAFGLIVDVDHHVSNPRFGHVNVVLEDAAATGEVVYRLYGHFGVPIDSEAAIGMYVALVTDTGSFAYEATNATSHEMAASLIRAGVQPGAISRALFEQVPLAELKIKAMGLASATITSGGRVAYTTITRAMLDEAGAKEEHTEGLAERLRAVKGVEVSFFLRETASGDLKASMRSKETVDVSRLAAKFGGGGHRRAAGCTLALPMDRAVQTLLEAIDLELKARR; encoded by the coding sequence ATGGCGAGTAGCCTTCCTTCCGAGATCGCGGTCCTGCGAGAGGGGGGGCCCACCGCCTGGGTGGTGGCCTCCCACATGAACCCGGACTGCGACACCCTGGGCTCGGCGATCGCCATGAAGCGCCTGCTGCGCGCCTTCGGCCACCGGGTGATCCACGTGTGCCCGGACCCGGTGCCCGATGCCTACCGCTTCCTGCCGGGGACCGACGAGGTCGTCACCGAGCTGCCCGCCGACCTGCCTTCGGACGCCGGCCTGGTCACCCTGGACGCGGCGGACATGGGCCGGTTCGGCAGCCTGCGGGCGCGCCTCGAGGCCTTCGGCCTCATCGTCGACGTGGACCACCACGTCTCGAACCCCCGCTTCGGCCACGTCAACGTGGTGCTCGAGGACGCGGCGGCCACGGGGGAGGTGGTCTATCGCCTCTACGGTCACTTCGGCGTCCCCATCGACTCCGAGGCCGCCATCGGCATGTACGTGGCGCTGGTGACCGACACCGGCAGCTTCGCCTACGAGGCGACCAACGCCACCTCCCACGAGATGGCGGCAAGCCTGATCCGCGCGGGCGTCCAGCCCGGTGCCATCTCGCGCGCCCTCTTCGAGCAGGTGCCCCTGGCCGAGCTCAAGATCAAGGCCATGGGCCTCGCGAGCGCGACCATCACGAGCGGCGGCCGCGTCGCCTACACCACCATCACCCGCGCCATGCTCGACGAGGCGGGCGCCAAGGAAGAGCACACCGAGGGCCTCGCCGAGCGGCTGCGCGCCGTCAAGGGGGTCGAGGTCTCCTTCTTCCTGCGCGAGACCGCCAGCGGCGATCTCAAGGCCAGCATGCGCTCCAAGGAGACCGTGGACGTCTCGCGCCTCGCCGCCAAGTTCGGCGGCGGCGGTCACCGCCGGGCCGCCGGCTGCACCCTCGCCCTGCCCATGGACCGGGCGGTCCAGACCCTGCTGGAAGCGATCGACCTTGAACTCAAAGCCCGCCGTTAA
- the rbfA gene encoding 30S ribosome-binding factor RbfA, translated as MGNQRAERVSEVIKDVVADAIRRLKDSRITGMVSITDVEVSGDLRHAKIFVSIYGDEPTQALTMEGLSSAVGFIRSEVGKAVKLRVVPELHFKQDRSIEHGAHIHDLLARIKREGGEPEGHGE; from the coding sequence ATGGGCAACCAGCGAGCCGAACGAGTTTCCGAGGTCATCAAGGATGTGGTCGCGGATGCCATCCGGCGCCTCAAGGACTCCCGCATCACCGGCATGGTCTCGATCACCGACGTCGAGGTCTCGGGCGATCTTCGCCACGCCAAGATCTTCGTCTCCATCTACGGCGACGAGCCCACCCAGGCCCTGACCATGGAGGGCCTCAGCTCGGCGGTCGGCTTCATCCGCTCCGAGGTCGGCAAGGCCGTCAAGCTGCGGGTGGTGCCCGAGCTCCACTTCAAGCAGGACCGCTCCATCGAGCACGGCGCCCACATCCACGACCTCCTGGCGCGCATCAAGCGCGAAGGCGGCGAGCCGGAAGGCCATGGCGAGTAG
- the infB gene encoding translation initiation factor IF-2 — protein MRVHELAKKLNVPSKDMITVLHDLGFMEIKNNFNVLTTAMEKAALEKVLGPTQPSTPSKPKVAIHRPAQPVQPPQPKPAEVAAPVEAPEPVEAAEPSVAAEAKPVEAAAPGAPLQAPARPAAPSAPGAPQPPQAPAPQAPAPLRPAQAAAQAHRSVTPTSRPTPPSRPAVTPPLPPAAHERGPVPQFRSTRPAQQAQAQPAPQAPHAPQAPAAHGAPGAAAPMRPGVPGAPQPPRPSAPQARPTAPGRPGPGGPGRPASAGGPARPAGGAPAPAAPGTGGPRPGHGGPGRRDAWKDKDRENTQKVMESGGKRGKRGRGRDRHEAETAGNLATLTKHIKLSGSITVKELADKMGVKETEIIKRLFMKGIMATINQTLELETAEMIVTELEYTFELVNPNEEEAVVEVEVEDEADLVHRPPVVTIMGHVDHGKTSLLDAIRKTNVTAGEAGGITQHIGAYQVKINDQIITFLDTPGHEAFTAMRARGAKATDIAVLVVAADDGVKPQTIEAISHAKEAGVQLLVAINKIDKPGANPDQVKQQLTEYELVAEEWGGQTVMVPVSAKQKIGLENLLEMILLVSEVLELKANPKKMAKGIIIEAQLDKGMGPVATVLVQNGTLKVGDNFVVGSIAGKVRAMINDKGRRVKEAGPAMPVEVLGMPAVPAAGDVFQVVEDEKTAKNIASQRAEYDRHQRLNATRHISLTDVYSRIQEGKIKDLKVILKSDVKGSAEALESSLSKITAKDGDVQVRVIHSGTGDISEADVMLAAASDAIVIGFNVKANDAARAKASADGVDIREYNIIYKAIEDMEAAIKGMLEPEYEEVFLGRSEVRAIFKVGKQDVIAGCMVKEGKMQRGAIAKVMRGTEELYKGKLDNLKRFKDDVKEVATGYECGISFDGFNNLQEGDVIEAYLMQVKQ, from the coding sequence ATGCGGGTACATGAACTGGCCAAGAAGCTCAACGTCCCAAGCAAGGACATGATCACGGTGCTGCACGACCTGGGCTTCATGGAAATCAAGAACAACTTCAACGTCCTGACGACGGCCATGGAGAAGGCGGCGCTGGAGAAGGTCCTGGGCCCCACTCAGCCCTCGACGCCCTCCAAGCCCAAGGTCGCGATCCACCGCCCTGCCCAGCCGGTGCAGCCGCCGCAGCCCAAGCCCGCCGAGGTCGCGGCCCCCGTCGAGGCCCCCGAGCCCGTCGAGGCCGCCGAGCCGAGCGTCGCCGCCGAGGCCAAGCCCGTCGAGGCCGCTGCCCCCGGCGCGCCTCTGCAGGCCCCGGCCCGCCCCGCTGCCCCCAGCGCACCCGGCGCACCCCAGCCCCCTCAGGCCCCCGCCCCCCAGGCGCCGGCCCCGCTGCGCCCGGCTCAGGCGGCCGCTCAGGCGCACCGCTCGGTGACCCCCACCTCGCGCCCGACGCCGCCCTCGCGGCCGGCCGTCACCCCGCCCCTGCCCCCCGCGGCCCACGAGCGCGGGCCGGTGCCGCAGTTCCGCTCGACGCGGCCTGCCCAGCAAGCGCAGGCTCAGCCCGCTCCCCAGGCCCCTCACGCGCCCCAGGCGCCGGCGGCCCACGGCGCTCCGGGCGCTGCGGCGCCCATGCGCCCCGGCGTGCCAGGGGCCCCTCAGCCCCCGCGTCCCTCGGCGCCCCAGGCGCGCCCCACCGCTCCCGGCCGGCCCGGCCCGGGCGGCCCCGGCCGGCCGGCAAGCGCCGGCGGCCCCGCCCGCCCCGCGGGCGGCGCCCCTGCCCCCGCGGCCCCCGGCACCGGCGGTCCTCGGCCCGGCCATGGCGGCCCCGGCCGGCGTGACGCCTGGAAGGACAAGGACCGGGAGAACACCCAGAAGGTCATGGAGTCCGGCGGCAAGCGCGGCAAGCGCGGCCGTGGACGCGATCGCCACGAGGCAGAAACGGCAGGCAACTTGGCCACGTTGACCAAGCACATCAAGCTCTCGGGCTCCATCACGGTCAAGGAGCTCGCCGACAAGATGGGCGTCAAGGAGACCGAGATCATCAAGCGCCTCTTCATGAAGGGGATCATGGCGACCATCAACCAGACGCTCGAGCTCGAGACCGCCGAGATGATCGTCACCGAGCTGGAGTACACCTTCGAGCTGGTCAACCCCAACGAGGAAGAGGCCGTCGTCGAGGTCGAGGTCGAGGACGAGGCCGATCTGGTCCACCGTCCGCCGGTCGTCACCATCATGGGCCACGTCGACCACGGCAAGACCTCCCTGCTTGACGCCATCCGCAAGACCAACGTCACGGCGGGCGAGGCGGGCGGCATCACCCAGCACATCGGCGCCTACCAGGTCAAGATCAACGACCAGATCATCACCTTCCTCGACACCCCGGGCCACGAGGCGTTCACCGCCATGCGCGCCCGCGGCGCCAAGGCGACCGACATCGCGGTCCTGGTGGTGGCGGCCGACGACGGCGTCAAGCCCCAGACCATCGAGGCCATCAGCCACGCCAAGGAAGCCGGCGTCCAGCTCCTGGTCGCCATCAACAAGATCGACAAGCCCGGCGCCAACCCCGACCAGGTCAAGCAGCAGCTGACCGAGTACGAGCTGGTCGCCGAGGAGTGGGGCGGTCAGACCGTCATGGTCCCGGTCTCGGCCAAGCAGAAGATCGGCCTCGAGAACCTGCTCGAGATGATCCTGCTGGTGTCCGAGGTGCTCGAGCTCAAGGCCAACCCCAAGAAGATGGCCAAGGGCATCATCATCGAGGCGCAGCTCGACAAGGGCATGGGCCCCGTGGCCACCGTGCTCGTCCAGAACGGCACCCTCAAGGTCGGCGACAACTTCGTGGTCGGCTCGATCGCGGGCAAGGTCCGCGCCATGATCAACGACAAGGGCCGCCGGGTGAAGGAGGCGGGCCCCGCGATGCCCGTCGAGGTGCTCGGCATGCCCGCCGTGCCCGCCGCCGGCGACGTGTTCCAGGTGGTCGAGGACGAGAAGACCGCCAAGAACATCGCCTCCCAGCGCGCCGAGTACGATCGCCACCAGCGCCTGAACGCCACCCGCCACATCTCGCTGACCGACGTCTACAGCCGCATCCAGGAAGGCAAGATCAAGGACCTCAAGGTCATCCTGAAGTCCGACGTGAAGGGCTCGGCCGAGGCGCTCGAGAGCAGCCTCTCCAAGATCACCGCCAAGGACGGCGACGTCCAGGTCCGGGTCATCCACTCGGGCACCGGCGACATCTCGGAAGCCGACGTCATGCTCGCCGCGGCCTCGGACGCCATCGTCATCGGCTTCAACGTCAAGGCCAACGACGCGGCCCGCGCCAAGGCCAGCGCCGACGGCGTCGACATCCGCGAGTACAACATCATCTACAAGGCCATCGAGGACATGGAGGCCGCGATCAAGGGCATGCTCGAGCCCGAGTACGAGGAGGTCTTCCTCGGCCGCTCCGAGGTCCGGGCCATCTTCAAGGTGGGCAAGCAGGACGTCATCGCGGGCTGCATGGTCAAGGAAGGCAAGATGCAGCGCGGGGCGATCGCCAAGGTCATGCGCGGCACCGAGGAGCTCTACAAGGGCAAGCTCGACAACCTCAAGCGCTTCAAGGACGACGTCAAGGAAGTCGCGACGGGCTACGAGTGCGGCATCTCCTTCGATGGCTTCAACAACCTGCAGGAGGGCGACGTGATCGAAGCCTACCTGATGCAGGTCAAGCAGTAG